One Capsicum annuum cultivar UCD-10X-F1 chromosome 2, UCD10Xv1.1, whole genome shotgun sequence genomic window carries:
- the LOC107858096 gene encoding GDSL esterase/lipase At1g29670-like has protein sequence MACSAKIFFTVIFLVLNIKTLVEGAPQVPCYFIFGDSLLDNGNNNELNTTAKANYSPYGVDFRDGCPTGRFTNGRNTADILAELLGFDHYIPPFASAKDSDILEGVNYASGSAGIRNDSGSHLGDRIYLGRQLENHQATISGIANLLGNTTSAKKHLNKCLFIVGIGSNDYINNYLLPEIYPSSHLYTPIQYATALIDQYSQHLRTLYEDGARKVALFGLGQIGCIPAEMKKHNTRICVGSTNNAIQQFNSKLKSLVDDLNTNFPDAKFTYINMYSISSIIAPLSVFNRPCCKVLETMPEGQCVPAETPCSLRGIYLFYDDFHPTEIANRIATNRAYNALLSSDAYPMDIRHLVMKNNIVYDE, from the exons ATGGCTTGTTCTGCAAAGATATTTTTCACAGTAATATTTCTAGTGTTGAACATAAAAACATTAGTTGAAGGGGCACCACAAGTACCATGCTACTTCATATTTGGAGACTCATTACTTGATAATGGCAATAACAATGAGCTTAACACAACTGCAAAAGCTAACTACTCACCTTATGGTGTGGACTTTCGTGATGGTTGTCCTACAGGCCGATTCACCAATGGCCGCAACACGGCTGACATCTTAG CGGAACTCCTGGGATTTGATCACTATATTCCCCCTTTTGCAAGTGCAAAAGATAGTGACATCTTAGAAGGTGTAAATTATGCATCTGGTTCAGCTGGAATTCGCAATGACAGTGGAAGTCATCTT gGTGATCGGATTTACTTGGGCAGACAACTAGAGAATCATCAAGCAACAATTTCTGGTATTGCTAATTTACTGGGGAATACAACTTCAGCTAAAAAACACTTGAATAAGTGCCTCTTCATAGTGGGAATAGGGAGTAATGACTACATCAACAACTACTTATTGCCTGAAATATATCCCTCAAGTCATTTATATACACCAATCCAATATGCAACTGCTTTGATAGATCAATATTCACAACATCTGAGG ACTTTATATGAAGATGGAGCAAGGAAAGTTGCCCTATTTGGACTAGGCCAAATAGGCTGCATTCCAGCAGAGATGAAAAAACATAATACACGTATATGTGTGGGTTCAACAAATAATGCAATTCAACAATTCAACAGCAAGCTAAAGTCTCTTGTGGATGATCTTAATACAAATTTTCCAGACGCAAAATTCACATATATAAACATGTACAGCATTTCATCCATCATTG CTCCCCTTAGTGTGTTTAATCGTCCATGCTGTAAAGTTTTGGAAACCATGCCTGAAGGACAATGTGTTCCTGCAGAAACTCCATGCTCTCTTAGGGGGATTTATCTTTTCTACGATGATTTTCATCCCACGGAGATTGCCAATAGAATCGCGACTAACAGAGCTTATAATGCGCTTCTATCGTCTGATGCATATCCTATGGATATACGTCACTTGgtcatgaagaacaatattgtgtATGACGAGTAA